A single window of Nicotiana sylvestris chromosome 5, ASM39365v2, whole genome shotgun sequence DNA harbors:
- the LOC104227674 gene encoding ras-related protein RABD2a-like: MNPEYDYLFKLLLIGDSGVGKSCLLLRFADDSYLDSYISTIGVDFKIRTVEQDGKTMKLQIWDTAGQERFRTITSSYYRGAHGIIIVYDVTDQESFNNVKQWLSEIDRYASDNVNKLLVGNKCDLADNRAVSYDTAKAFADEIGIPFMETSAKNATNVEQAFMAMTADIKNRMASQPASNNAKPPTVQIRGQPVSQKSGCCSS, encoded by the exons ATGAATCCCGAATA TGATTACTTGTTTAAACTTTTATTAATAGGAGATTCTGGTGTTGGAAAATCATGTCTTCTCCTGAGATTTGCT GATGATTCTTATTTGGACAGTTACATCAGCACAATTGGTGTTGACTTC AAAATACGCACTGTGGAGCAAGATGGGAAGACAATGAAACTTCAAATT TGGGACACTGCTGGACAAGAACGCTTCAGGACGATTACCAGTAGTTACTACCGTGGGGCACATGGCATCATT ATAGTTTATGATGTAACTGACCAAGAAAGCTTTAACAATGTTAAGCAATGGTTGAGTGAGATTGATCGTTATGCAAGTGACAATGTAAACAAGCTTCTGGTTGGAAATAAGTGTGACCTGGCTGACAACCGTGCTGTGTCTTATGATACAGCAAAG GCATTTGCTGATGAAATTGGTATTCCATTCATGGAGACTAGTGCAAAGAATGCCACTAATGTTGAGCAGGCGTTCATGGCAATGACAGCTGACATAAAGAATAG GATGGCAAGCCAGCCAGCATCGAATAATGCAAAGCCTCCAACAGTCCAGATACGAGGTCAACCTGTTTCCCAGAAGAGTGGTTGCTGTTCTAGTTAG
- the LOC138868967 gene encoding beta-mannosyltransferase 2-like produces MRRGRGEEEKKKKKKKKKKKKKKKKKKKRKRKEEEEKKKLTHRRLQQSVCISVFEKRYAVSSRRFCALREKRTLFITLTTKKERMKMISKIATSFKIKEESVTALMTKLRSRLTRPQSRKEGRFSYSINEQSRSKLTQSKELRLPIMVTSVSKNTLVI; encoded by the exons ATGAGAAGAGGAAgaggagaagaagagaagaagaagaagaagaagaagaagaagaagaagaagaagaagaagaagaagaagaagaggaaaagaaaagaagaagaagagaagaagaaacttACCCATCGTCGCTTGCAGCAGAGTGTTTGCATAAGTGTATTTG AAAAGCGTTATGCCGTCTCCTCGCGTCGCTTCTGCGCTTTAAGAGAGAAGCGCACACTTTTTATAACACT gacaaccaaaaaggaaagaatgaagatgaTTAGCAAAATTGCTACTAGtttcaaaataaaggaagaatCAGTTACTGCATTAATGACCAAATTAAGAAGCAGATTGACTCGTCCTCAATCAAGGAAAGAAGGAAGATTCAGTTACAGCATTAATGAGCAATCAAGAAGCAAATTGACTCAATCAAAGGAACTCAGATTACCAATCATGGTCACTTCAGTTTCGAAGAACACACTTGTGATTTAA
- the LOC104227673 gene encoding probable transcription factor At5g61620: protein MTKDARKCSHCGQNGHNSRTCNYNSKGIKLFGVRIDDTTNNNHHGDTKMKMKIGDHESAIRRSKSLGNLEIHDHNAVLDSGYLSDGPRNRKKGTSWTEEEHRSFLIGLEKLGKGDWRGISKSYVPTRTPSQVASHAQKYFIRIASNDKKKRRPSVFDVNLKDSISQIPSETYSSSPSISKNMVPEVQKEASAPLEQLFDTCQIKGQAAPCARPPLSPMTRPLGVPDLRRMPCMMGVPRGLTAAKVIAPTVSWVPVFNFPPNQSHLNYRFAPFVARPPTAGLLSHPPPHSQVQSQPGHSTPVTNNDGLNICIGAL, encoded by the exons ATGACAAAAGATGCAAGGAAGTGCTCTCATTGTGGGCAGAATGGACACAATTCAAGAACATGTAATTATAATTCGAAAGGAATCAAATTATTTGGAGTTAGGATCGACGATACGACTAATAATAATCACCATGGTGATACAAAAATGAAGATGAAGATTGGAGATCATGAATCTGCCATAAGAAGGAGCAAAAGTCTTGGTAATCTTGAAATTCATGATCACAATGCCGTCCTTGACTCTGGCTATCTTTCCGATGGGCcaagaaatagaaaaaaag GAACATCATGGACAGAGGAAGAACACAGATCTTTCTTAATTGGTTTAGAAAAGCTTGGAAAAGGTGATTGGAGAGGAATTTCCAAAAGTTATGTGCCTACAAGGACTCCATCTCAGGTGGCTAGCCATGCCCAAAAGTATTTTATCAGAATCGCctcaaatgataaaaaaaaacgTCGTCCTAGTGTCTTTGATGTCAATCTAAAAGATTCG ATTTCACAGATTCCTTCTGAAACTTATTCTTCTTCACCTTCTATTTCAAAAAACATGGTTCCTGAAGTCCAAAAAGAG GCGAGTGCCCCATTGGAACAACTGTTCGACACTTGCCAAATTAAAGGACAG GCTGCTCCTTGTGCAAGGCCCCCACTTTCACCGATGACTAGACCCTTGGGAGTCCCTGACTTACGCCGCATGCCTTGTATG ATGGGAGTACCCAGGGGCCTTACAGCAGCCAAAGTAATAGCACCTACAGTCTCTTGGGTTCCTGTATTCAATTTCCCACCTAATCAAAGCCATCTAAATTACCGATTTGCACCTTTTGTGGCACGGCCACCTACTGCTGGTCTATTGTCACACCCACCTCCTCATTCCCAGGTTCAATCTCAGCCAGGACATTCAACTCCAGTGACAAATAACGATGGTTTAAACATCTGTATTGGAGCTCTTTGA